The Halobellus sp. MBLA0158 genome has a window encoding:
- a CDS encoding cbb3-type cytochrome c oxidase subunit I, producing the protein MGLFLVAVAAWLARIENWRSYSPIAGGGAFGQGEGYVSEEKPSGVIRWLTTVDHKDIGILYGTYGLIAFVVGGLMVVVMRIELIDPGMTLISNQFYNSMLTSHGITMLFLFGTPIIAAFANYLVPLLIGADDMAFPRINAIAFWLLPPAALLIWAGFFPIPEVIPAQTAWTMYTPLSAGVGAGNQANAGVDLMLLGLHLSGVSATMGAINFIATIFTERGDDVSWANLDIFSWTILTQSGLILFAFPLLGSALVMLLFDRNFGTTFFAGGDGAILWQHLFWFFGHPEVYILVLPPMGIVSYVLPRFAGRRLFGFKFVVYSTLAIGVLSFGVWAHHMFATGIDPRLRASFMAVSLAIAIPSAVKTFNWITTMWNGRVRLTTPMLFCIGFVSNFIIGGVTGVFLASIPVDLILHDTYYVVGHFHYIVMGAIAFAGFAGLYYWFPLYTGRMYQKTLGKAHFWLSMVGTNITFFAMILLGYGGMPRRYATYLPQFATLHQVATLGALILLVGQIIFVWNFVQSWLEGPQIEDGDPWNLRDAGLYTAEWDWYDQKLQTAIADGGEEEQALPDGGEAVDASAEDD; encoded by the coding sequence ATGGGGCTCTTCCTCGTGGCCGTCGCCGCGTGGCTCGCGCGGATCGAAAACTGGCGTTCGTACAGCCCGATCGCGGGCGGCGGCGCCTTCGGGCAAGGGGAAGGATACGTTTCCGAGGAGAAACCGTCCGGTGTCATCCGCTGGCTCACCACAGTGGACCACAAGGACATCGGCATCCTGTACGGCACGTACGGGCTCATCGCGTTCGTGGTCGGCGGCCTGATGGTCGTCGTGATGCGGATCGAGCTGATCGATCCCGGGATGACGCTCATCTCGAATCAGTTCTACAACTCGATGCTGACGAGTCACGGTATCACGATGCTGTTCCTGTTCGGGACGCCGATCATCGCGGCGTTCGCGAACTATCTGGTGCCGCTCCTGATCGGCGCGGACGACATGGCGTTCCCGCGGATCAACGCGATCGCGTTCTGGCTCCTGCCGCCGGCGGCGCTTCTCATCTGGGCCGGCTTCTTCCCGATTCCGGAGGTCATTCCGGCGCAGACCGCCTGGACGATGTACACCCCGCTGTCTGCGGGCGTCGGTGCCGGCAATCAGGCCAACGCCGGCGTCGATCTGATGCTCTTGGGGCTTCACCTGTCAGGCGTCTCCGCGACGATGGGTGCGATCAACTTCATCGCGACCATCTTCACCGAACGCGGCGACGACGTCTCGTGGGCGAACCTGGACATCTTCTCGTGGACGATCCTCACCCAGTCGGGGCTGATCCTGTTCGCCTTCCCGCTTCTGGGTAGCGCGCTCGTGATGCTGCTGTTCGACCGCAACTTCGGGACGACGTTCTTCGCCGGCGGCGACGGGGCGATCCTCTGGCAGCACCTGTTCTGGTTCTTCGGCCATCCCGAGGTCTACATTCTGGTGCTTCCCCCGATGGGGATCGTCAGCTACGTCCTCCCGCGCTTTGCGGGACGGCGCCTCTTCGGGTTCAAGTTCGTCGTCTACTCGACGCTCGCGATCGGCGTCCTCTCCTTCGGCGTGTGGGCGCACCACATGTTCGCGACCGGCATCGACCCGCGGCTCCGGGCGTCCTTTATGGCGGTCTCGCTCGCCATCGCGATACCGAGCGCGGTGAAGACATTCAACTGGATCACGACGATGTGGAACGGTCGCGTGCGGCTGACGACGCCGATGCTGTTCTGTATCGGCTTCGTCTCGAACTTCATCATCGGCGGCGTCACCGGCGTCTTCCTGGCGTCGATCCCCGTCGACCTGATCCTGCACGACACCTACTACGTCGTCGGGCACTTCCACTACATCGTGATGGGCGCGATCGCCTTCGCCGGGTTCGCGGGCCTGTACTACTGGTTCCCGCTCTACACCGGCCGGATGTACCAGAAGACGCTCGGCAAGGCGCACTTCTGGCTGTCGATGGTCGGGACGAACATCACGTTCTTCGCGATGATCCTGCTCGGCTACGGCGGGATGCCGCGGCGGTACGCGACGTACCTCCCGCAGTTCGCGACGCTCCATCAGGTCGCGACGCTCGGCGCGCTCATCTTGCTCGTCGGCCAGATCATCTTCGTGTGGAACTTCGTCCAGTCGTGGCTCGAAGGCCCGCAGATCGAGGACGGCGACCCGTGGAACCTCCGGGACGCGGGCCTCTACACCGCCGAGTGGGACTGGTACGACCAGAAGCTTCAGACGGCCATCGCCGACGGCGGCGAGGAAGAACAAGCGCTGCCCGACGGCGGCGAAGCGGTCGACGCGTCCGCTGAGGACGACTGA
- a CDS encoding DUF7520 family protein → MRVGDDPTAGAARTDAREGSRFVIQLYVALVAVAATAGLLTGAFVDGLSAPRFLFLVPLPPTPLGFAVYGGLTVALVLGIPLALVRYVSQNIDDVEGQ, encoded by the coding sequence GTGCGAGTCGGCGACGACCCGACGGCGGGAGCGGCCCGCACGGACGCCCGCGAGGGATCGCGGTTCGTCATCCAACTGTACGTCGCGCTCGTCGCGGTCGCGGCGACCGCCGGACTGCTCACGGGGGCGTTCGTCGATGGGCTCTCGGCGCCGCGGTTCCTCTTTCTGGTTCCGCTGCCGCCGACGCCGCTCGGTTTCGCCGTCTACGGCGGGCTCACCGTCGCGCTCGTCCTCGGGATCCCGCTCGCGCTGGTGCGCTACGTCTCGCAGAACATCGACGACGTCGAGGGACAATAG
- a CDS encoding Single-stranded DNA binding protein yields the protein MDVDDHAEELASALGVDKAEVKDDLENLVSYSVPIDEAKQSIRRKYGGGDGGDATPSTKDVADVTPEDGNVTVTVRVLSVGRRSIRYQGEEQVIREGEFADATGKISYTAWEDFGFEPGDSITVGNAGVREWEGEPELNVGQSSTVAIETEPVEVPYEIGGDTDLVDLRSGHRGRNVEVRVLEAEERVIDGRDGETTIRSGVVADETGRLPFTDWEARSELREGHDFRLEEVYVREFRGVPQVNLSEYTTVTPLAREIEVDDEAPRMGIAEAVGSGGLFDVELVGNVLEVRDGSGLIERCPECGRVLQNGQCRTHGAVDGEDDMRVKAIVDDGTGTVTAILDRELTEELYGGTLEDAMEAARDAMSKEVVADEIRERVVGHEYRVRGNLSVDDYGANVEASEFERAGDDPAARATEILTEVRP from the coding sequence ATGGACGTAGACGATCACGCCGAGGAGCTCGCCTCCGCCCTCGGTGTCGACAAAGCGGAGGTCAAAGACGACTTGGAGAACCTCGTGTCGTACAGCGTACCGATCGACGAGGCCAAACAGAGCATCCGCCGCAAGTACGGCGGCGGCGACGGGGGCGACGCGACTCCCTCGACGAAGGACGTCGCGGACGTCACGCCCGAGGACGGCAACGTCACCGTGACCGTCCGGGTGCTCTCTGTCGGCCGTCGGTCGATCCGCTACCAGGGCGAAGAGCAGGTCATCCGCGAGGGCGAGTTCGCGGACGCGACCGGGAAGATCTCCTACACCGCCTGGGAGGACTTCGGCTTCGAGCCCGGCGACTCGATCACCGTCGGCAACGCCGGCGTCCGCGAGTGGGAGGGCGAGCCCGAACTCAACGTCGGGCAGTCCTCGACGGTCGCCATCGAGACCGAGCCCGTGGAGGTCCCCTACGAGATCGGCGGCGACACCGACCTCGTGGACCTCCGGTCGGGCCACCGCGGCCGAAACGTCGAAGTCCGGGTGCTGGAGGCCGAAGAGCGCGTCATCGACGGCCGCGACGGCGAGACCACGATCCGCTCGGGCGTCGTCGCCGACGAGACCGGGCGGCTCCCGTTCACGGACTGGGAGGCCAGATCGGAGCTCCGCGAGGGCCACGACTTCCGGCTCGAAGAGGTGTACGTCCGGGAGTTCCGCGGCGTGCCGCAGGTGAACCTCTCGGAGTACACGACCGTGACCCCGCTGGCGCGCGAGATCGAGGTCGACGACGAGGCCCCGCGGATGGGCATCGCCGAGGCCGTCGGCTCCGGGGGCCTCTTCGACGTCGAACTCGTCGGGAACGTGCTCGAAGTCCGCGACGGTTCGGGGCTCATCGAGCGCTGTCCCGAATGCGGTCGGGTGCTCCAGAACGGCCAGTGCCGCACCCACGGCGCGGTCGACGGCGAGGACGATATGCGCGTGAAGGCGATCGTCGACGACGGGACCGGTACCGTGACGGCGATCTTGGACCGCGAACTCACAGAGGAACTGTATGGCGGCACCCTCGAAGACGCGATGGAGGCCGCCCGCGACGCGATGAGCAAGGAGGTCGTCGCCGACGAGATCCGCGAGCGCGTCGTCGGTCACGAGTACCGCGTCCGCGGCAATCTCTCGGTCGACGACTACGGCGCGAACGTCGAGGCCAGCGAGTTCGAGCGCGCGGGCGACGACCCGGCCGCGCGTGCGACCGAGATCCTGACGGAGGTGCGGCCGTGA
- a CDS encoding metallophosphoesterase, with the protein MDGGDSPSVSGSGSLVEPIPGEPAARARLDGETALVVSDYHAGIEVGLRYERGVELDSNADLRRIRLLGLLDRVDPDRVVVLGDLGHRIGSADGAESEELADLFDALGDRPVTLVRGNHDAGLESELADVGGERVTVTGPEGVRLGRVGFVHGHTWPSREVVESDVVCVGHEHPAVRLEDEVGGGRKERAWLRGPLRPEPFAEHLGVAVDEFDWRGPELIVFPAFNDRSGGTWVNVEGQGFLSPFLPRALVAADADVYLLDGTRLGPYRTV; encoded by the coding sequence ATGGACGGCGGCGATTCCCCGTCGGTGAGCGGTTCGGGTTCCCTCGTCGAGCCGATCCCCGGCGAACCCGCGGCGCGCGCGCGCCTCGATGGCGAGACGGCGCTCGTCGTTTCCGACTACCACGCCGGAATCGAGGTCGGCCTCCGCTACGAGCGCGGCGTCGAACTCGACAGCAACGCCGACCTCCGACGCATCCGGCTCCTCGGCCTGCTCGATCGCGTCGACCCGGATCGCGTGGTCGTCCTCGGCGACCTCGGCCACCGGATCGGATCGGCCGACGGCGCCGAGTCCGAGGAGCTCGCCGACCTGTTCGACGCCCTCGGCGACCGGCCGGTCACGCTCGTCCGCGGGAACCACGACGCGGGGCTCGAATCCGAACTCGCCGACGTCGGCGGCGAGCGCGTCACCGTGACAGGCCCGGAGGGCGTCAGACTGGGCCGCGTCGGGTTCGTCCACGGCCACACCTGGCCGTCGCGGGAGGTCGTCGAGAGCGACGTCGTCTGCGTCGGCCACGAACACCCGGCCGTCAGACTCGAAGACGAGGTCGGCGGCGGCCGCAAGGAGCGCGCGTGGCTCCGCGGGCCGCTCCGACCCGAGCCCTTCGCCGAACACCTCGGCGTCGCCGTCGACGAGTTCGACTGGCGCGGTCCCGAACTGATCGTCTTCCCGGCGTTCAACGACCGCTCGGGCGGCACCTGGGTCAACGTCGAGGGCCAGGGGTTCCTCTCGCCGTTCCTCCCCCGCGCGCTCGTCGCCGCCGACGCCGACGTGTATCTCCTCGACGGCACGCGGCTGGGGCCGTACCGGACGGTCTGA